A genomic segment from Arcobacter acticola encodes:
- the nuoN gene encoding NADH-quinone oxidoreductase subunit NuoN, protein MLEPINISLDTLNLGTLAPMVIAIIGALSILLTDLFNKDKHKSLYVILVVLFLIFDLFTLLAFSGDERGVFDLMLLDGIAILSQCIIIGGSILFILLGLSKLRFQDFRYAEYFALYLFAVAGFQFMVSSDSLILIFVGLETASLALYTMIAMHNRMVSIEAAVKYFTMGALAAAFFVFGSMIFYGITGSLELAQIAQVLTQEGFLSHENYANYVLVLVGFVFMFAAIGFKLSLFPYHVWVPDVYQGSTSAMAGFLSVVPKMAGFVVALRFFEIFIHANDPIIQTMLYVTVILTITVPNLIALQQKDIKRMLAYSSISNAGMAMAAIVIGTQQATSALFLYWILFTITNFGAFGMLWMNRGKEYNDYSSPYAFRKFSGLAKISPFTASILAMFLFALTGLPPFALFWGKMYLVASAVNAGQIALAIIIVLNSVIAAYYYLRPISYMFLRDPEEGSKTKFMENGSLPMKSAVGFAVFLTLISIFLIDPLLNIITFYVSNAGF, encoded by the coding sequence ATGCTAGAGCCTATTAATATAAGTTTAGATACTCTAAACTTGGGAACATTGGCACCGATGGTTATTGCAATTATAGGTGCATTAAGTATTTTATTAACAGACCTATTTAATAAAGATAAACATAAATCTTTATATGTAATTTTAGTTGTACTATTTCTAATATTTGACTTATTTACACTTTTAGCATTTAGCGGTGATGAAAGAGGTGTATTTGATTTGATGTTACTTGATGGAATTGCAATCTTATCTCAATGTATTATTATTGGTGGTTCAATTTTATTTATTCTTTTAGGTTTATCAAAATTAAGATTCCAAGATTTTAGATATGCTGAATATTTTGCTCTGTATTTATTTGCAGTTGCAGGATTCCAGTTTATGGTAAGTAGTGATTCTTTAATCTTAATCTTTGTTGGACTTGAAACTGCATCTTTAGCTTTATATACAATGATTGCAATGCATAATAGAATGGTTTCTATTGAAGCTGCAGTTAAGTATTTTACAATGGGAGCTTTAGCAGCTGCATTCTTTGTATTTGGTTCTATGATATTTTATGGAATTACAGGTTCACTTGAACTTGCACAAATTGCACAGGTATTAACTCAAGAAGGATTCTTATCACATGAAAATTATGCTAATTATGTTTTAGTATTAGTTGGATTCGTGTTTATGTTTGCTGCTATTGGGTTTAAATTATCTTTATTTCCTTATCATGTTTGGGTACCAGATGTTTACCAAGGTTCAACTTCAGCAATGGCAGGATTTTTATCAGTTGTTCCTAAAATGGCAGGATTTGTTGTAGCTCTTAGATTCTTTGAAATATTTATACATGCAAATGATCCTATTATTCAAACAATGCTTTATGTAACTGTTATCTTAACAATTACAGTTCCAAATTTGATTGCATTACAACAAAAAGATATAAAAAGAATGCTTGCATACTCTTCAATTTCAAATGCAGGTATGGCAATGGCTGCAATTGTAATAGGAACTCAACAAGCAACAAGTGCTTTATTTTTATATTGGATTTTATTTACAATAACAAATTTTGGAGCATTTGGTATGTTATGGATGAATAGAGGTAAAGAGTACAATGATTACAGTTCTCCTTATGCTTTTAGAAAGTTCTCAGGACTTGCAAAAATTTCACCATTTACAGCATCTATTTTAGCGATGTTCTTATTTGCACTTACTGGACTTCCTCCTTTTGCACTATTTTGGGGTAAAATGTATTTAGTAGCAAGTGCTGTAAATGCTGGTCAAATTGCATTGGCAATAATTATTGTACTAAACTCAGTAATTGCTGCATACTATTATTTAAGACCAATTTCTTATATGTTCTTAAGAGATCCAGAAGAGGGATCAAAAACTAAATTTATGGAGAATGGTTCATTGCCAATGAAATCAGCAGTTGGATTTGCAGTATTTTTAACATTAATCTCTATATTTTTAATAGATCCATTATTAAATATAATCACTTTTTACGTATCTAACGCAGGATTTTAG
- a CDS encoding UDP-N-acetylmuramate dehydrogenase, which yields MQNSIRTIDFKKYSSIKIGPVLDVLVINEIGDYSDYQIIGRANNLLISPNTNIKFAILGEEFDYIKQEENLLYVGCATTSGKLLTYTRNNDIANLEFLAKLPGNLGGLVKMNAGLKSWEMFNYIHSIKTKDGYVKKEDINYSYRETKIDDIVYEVVFNIEHGFCKEQLKEFNKMRDNQPHVPSAGSCFKNPKGDFAGRLIQEVGLKGIKKGDMSFSEQHANFLVNYGDGTFEDAVYLIEKVKSKVKEQFNIDIEEEIIIYK from the coding sequence ATGCAAAATAGTATAAGAACAATAGATTTCAAAAAATACTCTTCAATAAAAATTGGTCCAGTTTTAGATGTACTTGTAATAAATGAAATAGGTGATTATAGTGATTATCAAATAATTGGTAGAGCAAATAATTTACTAATATCTCCAAATACAAATATAAAGTTTGCTATTTTGGGTGAAGAGTTTGATTATATTAAGCAAGAAGAAAATTTACTTTATGTAGGATGTGCAACAACATCGGGTAAACTTTTAACATATACTAGAAATAATGATATTGCAAATCTAGAGTTTTTGGCTAAATTACCAGGAAATTTAGGTGGTTTAGTTAAAATGAATGCAGGTTTAAAATCATGGGAAATGTTTAATTACATTCATAGTATTAAAACAAAAGATGGTTATGTAAAAAAAGAAGATATAAATTATTCTTATAGAGAAACAAAAATAGATGATATTGTTTATGAAGTAGTTTTTAATATAGAACATGGTTTTTGTAAAGAACAATTAAAAGAGTTTAATAAAATGAGAGATAATCAACCGCATGTACCAAGTGCTGGTTCTTGCTTTAAAAACCCAAAAGGTGATTTTGCAGGTCGATTAATTCAGGAAGTTGGATTAAAAGGTATAAAAAAAGGTGATATGAGCTTTTCAGAACAACACGCAAATTTTTTAGTAAATTATGGTGATGGAACTTTTGAAGATGCGGTATATTTAATAGAAAAAGTGAAAAGTAAAGTTAAAGAGCAGTTTAATATAGATATAGAAGAAGAGATAATAATTTATAAGTAA
- a CDS encoding menaquinone biosynthesis family protein, with amino-acid sequence MKNISVAHSPDADDIFMYYAIKFGWLTPKDAKFENIAADIETLNQATLKGEYDICAISFALYPFIKDDYALLKTAVSFGEGYGPKLIKRKGTKLKRNFKVALSGEFTTNALLFKIAYPNARISYMNFLDIEKAVLDGTVDAGVLIHESILTYDQELEVEREMWDVWVELSGGGLPLPLGGMCLRRSIPIHSAIDYENTLIKAVEVANKNRKVLAPMLLEKGLIRVDAQTLDKYLDLYANDNSVLMSDLQYKALDKLYELGYKNGFYENLIKSQDFLIPTEYEELRAR; translated from the coding sequence TTGAAAAATATTAGTGTTGCACACTCACCTGATGCTGATGATATATTTATGTATTATGCAATTAAATTTGGATGGTTAACTCCTAAAGATGCCAAATTTGAAAATATTGCAGCAGATATTGAAACATTAAATCAAGCTACATTAAAAGGTGAGTATGACATTTGTGCTATATCATTTGCTTTATATCCTTTTATCAAAGATGATTATGCCTTATTAAAAACAGCAGTTTCTTTTGGTGAGGGATATGGTCCTAAACTTATAAAAAGAAAAGGAACAAAATTAAAAAGAAATTTTAAAGTAGCACTTAGTGGTGAATTTACAACTAATGCTCTTTTATTTAAAATTGCATATCCAAATGCAAGAATTTCATATATGAATTTTTTAGATATTGAAAAAGCTGTTCTTGATGGAACTGTTGATGCAGGTGTTTTAATACATGAATCAATTTTAACTTATGATCAAGAGTTAGAAGTAGAGCGTGAAATGTGGGATGTTTGGGTTGAATTAAGTGGTGGTGGATTGCCCTTGCCACTTGGTGGAATGTGTTTAAGACGATCAATTCCTATTCATAGTGCAATTGATTATGAAAATACGCTAATAAAAGCAGTGGAAGTTGCAAATAAAAATAGAAAAGTTTTAGCTCCAATGTTACTTGAAAAAGGTTTGATTAGAGTAGATGCCCAAACTTTAGATAAATATTTAGATTTATATGCAAATGATAATTCAGTTTTAATGAGTGATTTACAATATAAAGCTTTAGATAAATTATATGAATTAGGTTATAAAAATGGTTTTTATGAAAATCTAATTAAATCGCAAGATTTTCTAATTCCTACAGAATATGAAGAGTTAAGAGCAAGATAA
- a CDS encoding cation:proton antiporter — protein MSEEILIIISISLIIFTSPLVSKLLKLPTIPVEIMMGAIAAYLAFIVEHPIFHLVAELGFLYLMFLAGLEIDLKKLLSISPSMLKKSLLYNVVLFGCSILITLYFELGYIFIVILPLISIGVLAALKKEYGDTEWIKIAFIVGLIGEILSIFALTTVSAGLEFGVGIDFYKTMALFILFLVSMILIYKLFHNLIWWFPEIKNYLMPHEDHQEQDIRISMAIFFLMITVMMYLHLEIAFGAFIAGIFITTFFEDHNKQLPHKLEHFGFGWLVPIFFISVGASLEIEAILNWDLVNKALLITLAMIVIRLLASLLFVKEMGWNKFFMLGLSHAMPLTLLIAVSTIAYNNHSITQEYYYAFILASILEVLLVMVIIRIITSLVYFRNSN, from the coding sequence ATGAGTGAAGAAATATTAATAATTATATCAATATCACTAATAATATTTACTTCTCCATTAGTATCTAAGCTTTTAAAACTACCAACTATTCCTGTTGAAATTATGATGGGAGCAATAGCTGCGTATTTAGCTTTTATTGTTGAGCATCCTATTTTCCACCTTGTTGCTGAACTTGGATTTTTATATTTAATGTTCCTTGCAGGACTTGAAATAGATTTGAAAAAACTTCTGTCTATTTCTCCTTCAATGCTGAAAAAATCTCTTTTATATAATGTGGTTTTATTTGGCTGTTCTATTCTTATAACCTTATATTTCGAACTAGGATATATATTTATAGTAATTCTACCTCTTATCTCCATTGGAGTTCTAGCAGCTCTTAAAAAAGAGTATGGTGATACTGAATGGATTAAAATAGCTTTTATTGTAGGACTAATTGGTGAGATATTATCTATCTTTGCTTTAACTACAGTTTCTGCTGGATTAGAGTTTGGAGTAGGAATAGATTTTTATAAAACAATGGCTTTATTTATTTTGTTCTTGGTTTCGATGATTTTAATTTACAAATTGTTTCATAATCTTATTTGGTGGTTTCCAGAAATTAAAAACTATTTAATGCCACATGAAGATCATCAAGAACAAGATATAAGAATCTCTATGGCTATATTCTTCTTAATGATCACAGTTATGATGTATCTGCATTTAGAAATAGCCTTTGGAGCATTTATCGCAGGTATATTTATTACTACATTTTTTGAAGATCATAATAAACAATTACCGCATAAATTAGAGCATTTTGGTTTTGGTTGGTTAGTTCCTATATTTTTTATATCAGTTGGGGCATCACTTGAGATTGAAGCAATTCTTAATTGGGATTTAGTAAATAAAGCTTTATTAATAACACTTGCAATGATTGTGATTAGATTATTAGCTTCGCTATTATTTGTAAAAGAGATGGGATGGAATAAGTTCTTTATGTTAGGCCTATCACACGCAATGCCATTAACTTTATTGATTGCGGTATCTACAATCGCATATAATAACCACTCTATAACCCAAGAGTATTATTATGCGTTTATTTTAGCTTCTATCTTAGAGGTATTACTAGTTATGGTAATTATAAGAATAATTACCAGCTTAGTTTATTTTAGAAATAGTAATTAA
- a CDS encoding YfcE family phosphodiesterase: MKIGILSDSHLKSDYTKEVIDFLKEINSEYLVHAGDLCIEKNLQLLEESKLKYVSVFGNNDRNLLQLSSKYNIKQEPYYFQIKDTKFKLMHLPYYLTPDSDVVIFGHTHMFEQDYKNKTLFVNPGEVCAREKPFIECVQLEIKENEYIISRYFKKINEKNFKKEEYIYER; encoded by the coding sequence ATGAAGATTGGAATTTTATCGGATAGTCACCTAAAAAGTGACTATACCAAAGAAGTAATTGACTTCTTAAAAGAGATTAATAGTGAGTATCTAGTTCATGCTGGAGATTTATGTATTGAAAAAAATCTACAACTTTTAGAAGAGTCAAAACTTAAATATGTTTCAGTATTTGGAAATAATGATAGAAATTTACTTCAATTATCTTCTAAGTATAATATAAAACAAGAGCCCTATTATTTTCAAATAAAAGATACAAAATTTAAACTTATGCATCTACCATATTATCTTACCCCTGATAGCGATGTGGTGATTTTTGGACATACTCATATGTTTGAGCAAGATTATAAAAATAAGACACTTTTCGTAAACCCAGGAGAAGTCTGTGCTAGAGAAAAGCCTTTCATAGAGTGCGTTCAACTAGAGATTAAAGAAAATGAGTATATAATCTCACGTTACTTTAAAAAAATCAATGAAAAAAATTTCAAGAAAGAAGAATATATATATGAACGATAA
- a CDS encoding transglycosylase SLT domain-containing protein — MKKIIILFLLIVNLCYSNSLGLTNTDIIILKKIKSLTNDNFMKYTLMAIAIKESSVGKQLINNVSKDYGLFQANIKSVIRRQKVQDNIYNRNYFAKKLVYDAGFSTANAIVEIDYWRNVHKDNWIKVWASYNTGWKYKSTTGLNYASSVFEIVKKLKYEYNL; from the coding sequence ATGAAAAAAATAATAATTCTTTTTTTACTGATTGTTAACCTTTGTTATAGTAATTCTTTAGGTCTTACTAATACGGATATAATAATTCTAAAAAAAATCAAATCACTAACAAATGACAATTTTATGAAATATACATTGATGGCAATTGCTATAAAAGAATCATCTGTGGGAAAACAATTAATAAACAATGTTAGTAAAGATTATGGATTATTTCAAGCAAATATTAAAAGTGTAATTAGAAGACAAAAAGTTCAAGATAATATTTATAATAGAAATTATTTTGCAAAAAAACTTGTATATGATGCAGGTTTTTCAACTGCTAATGCAATAGTTGAAATAGATTATTGGAGAAATGTTCATAAAGACAATTGGATAAAAGTTTGGGCTAGTTATAATACTGGTTGGAAATATAAAAGTACTACAGGACTTAATTATGCAAGTTCAGTATTTGAAATTGTGAAAAAACTCAAATATGAATATAATTTATAA
- the topA gene encoding type I DNA topoisomerase, translated as MKNLVIVESPAKAKTISKFLGSDYVVMASMGHVRDLPKSQLGFDPEDNFKPKYLISTDKKKVISDLKKHITKDTTIYLAADEDREGEAIAWHLIPALKIEKNPIKRIVFHEITKDAILKALANPRDVDQHLVDAQQARRILDRAVGYELSPLLWKKVRYGLSAGRVQSVAVRIIVDRENEIREFIPEEYWRIKADFINPELKAELAKINGKTSKVTNEEQALKIEDSLNQGIYQLSDIEEKESTRNPAAPFTTSTLQQEASRKLGLSVKQTMIVAQQLYEGNVGNIPNHTGGLITYMRTDSLNLSTVATSAAKAVIEEEYGKEYSLSKPRFYKSKAKGAQEAHEAIRPVNLALKPSEIKPYVENIQYKLYSLIWKRTLATQMAVAKIANTTYKIDAGKNKEFEFQVKGQRIIFPGFMRAYTEGSDNPEAALDSTEKILPNIKVGTILELENLESEQNFTKPPARYTEASLVKKLESEGIGRPSTYAPTISTIQAREYVSKTEDKKLIPTPTGEIVNSFLVDHFSNIIDLGFTAKIEEEFDEIAEGKIAWEEVMKEFYGNFKKTIDEKEESVNKEDYLQVREIGIDPKSGKPVSARVGRFGPFIQIGTKDDEEKPKFVAIPDNLNMDTITFEEAMFLFTLPRVVGLDSSGEEIKANIGRFGPYLQIKTKYYSLKTDDPYTVELPRALEIIKELDEAKEKATIKVFEKEKIQILIGQYGAYIKQGRKNFKIPKGKEAKDLTLEECLDIIANDSKSKGRTSTVSVKKAPAKKTTTAKKTTAKKTTAKKPTSKKSADK; from the coding sequence GTGAAGAATTTAGTAATAGTGGAGTCCCCCGCAAAAGCGAAGACAATCTCAAAATTTTTAGGTAGTGATTATGTAGTAATGGCCTCAATGGGTCACGTAAGAGATTTACCAAAATCTCAATTAGGATTTGATCCAGAAGATAATTTTAAACCAAAATATTTAATATCAACAGATAAGAAAAAAGTAATAAGTGATTTAAAAAAACATATTACAAAAGATACTACCATTTACCTAGCGGCCGATGAGGATAGGGAGGGAGAAGCTATTGCTTGGCATCTTATTCCTGCGTTAAAAATTGAGAAAAACCCTATTAAAAGAATTGTATTTCATGAAATCACTAAAGATGCAATCTTAAAAGCATTAGCAAATCCTAGAGATGTTGATCAACACTTAGTTGATGCTCAACAAGCTAGAAGAATACTTGACCGTGCTGTTGGATATGAATTATCTCCACTTTTATGGAAAAAAGTAAGATATGGTTTAAGCGCTGGTCGTGTTCAATCGGTTGCTGTTAGAATTATAGTAGATAGAGAAAATGAAATTAGAGAGTTTATTCCAGAAGAATACTGGAGAATTAAAGCAGATTTTATAAATCCAGAATTAAAAGCTGAACTTGCAAAAATTAATGGAAAAACTTCAAAAGTAACAAATGAAGAACAAGCATTAAAAATTGAAGACTCTTTAAATCAAGGTATCTATCAATTATCAGATATTGAAGAAAAAGAAAGCACAAGAAATCCAGCAGCTCCATTTACAACATCAACACTTCAACAAGAAGCAAGTAGAAAACTTGGACTTTCAGTTAAGCAAACAATGATTGTAGCTCAACAACTATATGAAGGAAATGTTGGGAATATCCCAAATCATACGGGTGGTTTAATTACTTATATGAGAACAGATTCCTTAAATCTTTCAACAGTTGCTACAAGTGCTGCAAAAGCTGTTATTGAAGAAGAGTATGGAAAAGAATATTCTTTAAGTAAACCAAGATTTTACAAATCTAAAGCAAAGGGTGCACAAGAAGCTCACGAAGCTATTAGGCCTGTAAATTTAGCTTTAAAACCAAGTGAAATAAAACCTTATGTTGAAAATATTCAATATAAACTTTATAGCTTAATTTGGAAAAGAACACTTGCAACACAAATGGCAGTTGCAAAAATAGCTAATACAACTTATAAGATTGATGCAGGGAAAAATAAAGAGTTTGAATTTCAAGTAAAAGGTCAAAGAATTATTTTCCCAGGATTTATGAGAGCTTATACAGAAGGTAGTGATAATCCAGAAGCTGCACTTGATAGTACAGAAAAAATCTTACCAAATATTAAAGTAGGAACAATTTTAGAGTTAGAAAACTTAGAATCTGAACAAAACTTTACAAAACCACCTGCTCGTTATACAGAAGCATCACTGGTTAAAAAACTTGAAAGTGAAGGAATAGGTCGTCCTTCAACTTATGCTCCAACAATTTCAACAATTCAAGCAAGGGAATATGTAAGTAAAACAGAAGATAAAAAACTAATTCCAACACCAACAGGTGAAATTGTAAATAGCTTTTTAGTTGATCACTTTTCTAATATTATAGATTTAGGCTTTACAGCAAAAATCGAAGAAGAGTTTGATGAAATAGCAGAAGGGAAAATCGCTTGGGAAGAAGTGATGAAAGAATTCTATGGTAATTTCAAAAAAACTATTGATGAAAAAGAAGAAAGTGTTAATAAAGAAGATTATTTACAAGTAAGAGAAATTGGAATTGATCCAAAATCTGGAAAACCTGTAAGTGCAAGAGTTGGAAGATTTGGTCCATTTATTCAAATTGGTACAAAAGATGATGAAGAAAAACCAAAATTTGTAGCAATTCCTGATAACTTGAATATGGATACAATAACATTTGAAGAAGCAATGTTCTTATTTACACTTCCAAGAGTTGTAGGACTTGATTCAAGTGGAGAAGAGATAAAAGCAAATATTGGAAGATTTGGACCATATTTACAAATAAAAACGAAATATTATTCATTAAAAACTGATGATCCTTATACTGTTGAATTACCAAGAGCATTAGAGATAATCAAAGAGTTAGATGAAGCAAAAGAAAAAGCTACAATAAAAGTATTTGAAAAAGAAAAGATTCAAATTTTAATAGGTCAATATGGGGCTTATATAAAACAAGGAAGAAAAAATTTCAAAATACCAAAAGGTAAAGAAGCTAAAGATTTAACTTTAGAAGAATGCCTTGATATTATTGCAAATGATTCTAAATCAAAAGGTAGAACATCAACAGTAAGTGTAAAAAAAGCGCCTGCAAAGAAAACTACAACAGCTAAGAAAACAACTGCAAAAAAAACTACAGCTAAAAAACCTACAAGTAAAAAGAGTGCTGACAAATAA
- a CDS encoding NADH-quinone oxidoreductase subunit M, translated as MENILSMLIFFPAAAATVGFLIEKDSMRQYGVVVTVVEFVLSLLLWYYFDTNATGMQFVQMLPLIDSYGIHYIVGVDGVSLFLIIMITFMTMIALIGLTETKDVKNLIITMLYLEMTMVGVFASLDLIMFYIFWELTLIPMFYIIGFWGAEKRFYAAIKFFLYTFTGSLIMLIGILYFGYIYHETTGVWSFSLLDWYNVVLPFDLQLWLFIAFFFGFAVKVPMFPFHTWLPLAHSQAPTIGSIILAAVLLKMETYGFIRFSLPLFPDASVFFVGFMATLGLIAIIYTAMVAYAQEDMKQMIAYSSISHMGVITLGVFALNVEGISGAVYLMIGHGIVSGALFMSVGVLYDRRKTKMIKEFGGLAQNMPMFALVYAVVLFASVGLPLTIGFIGEFLSLLGFFKYSPILTFIASLTIVLSVVYMLAMYKRTFFGKLVKQENKDMKDIHGRELFALGSLVVLIVALGIYPKVILDPLNTSVTQLTKVMEIKAVNEDTKEKLRALNSIGEVK; from the coding sequence ATGGAAAATATTTTATCAATGCTGATATTTTTCCCAGCAGCTGCAGCTACTGTTGGTTTTCTAATAGAAAAAGATTCTATGAGACAGTATGGAGTAGTTGTTACTGTTGTTGAGTTTGTATTATCTCTTTTATTATGGTATTACTTTGATACAAATGCTACTGGTATGCAATTTGTTCAAATGTTACCTCTTATAGACTCTTATGGTATTCATTATATAGTTGGAGTTGATGGTGTTTCTTTATTCTTAATAATAATGATTACATTTATGACTATGATCGCTTTAATTGGTCTTACTGAAACAAAAGATGTAAAAAACTTAATTATTACAATGCTTTATTTAGAAATGACAATGGTTGGAGTTTTTGCTTCTTTAGATCTTATAATGTTTTATATTTTCTGGGAATTAACACTTATTCCTATGTTTTATATTATTGGATTTTGGGGAGCAGAAAAAAGATTTTATGCAGCAATTAAATTCTTCTTGTATACATTTACAGGTTCATTAATTATGCTTATTGGTATATTATATTTTGGATATATTTACCATGAAACAACAGGTGTATGGAGTTTCTCTTTACTTGATTGGTATAACGTTGTTCTTCCTTTTGATTTGCAACTATGGCTATTTATTGCATTCTTCTTTGGGTTTGCTGTAAAAGTACCGATGTTTCCATTTCACACATGGCTACCATTAGCTCACTCACAAGCTCCAACAATTGGATCTATAATTTTAGCAGCAGTATTACTAAAAATGGAAACTTATGGATTTATAAGATTTTCTCTTCCATTATTCCCTGATGCATCTGTTTTCTTTGTAGGATTTATGGCTACACTTGGACTAATAGCAATTATTTATACGGCAATGGTTGCTTATGCTCAAGAAGATATGAAACAAATGATTGCATATTCATCAATTTCTCATATGGGTGTTATTACTCTTGGAGTATTTGCATTAAACGTTGAAGGAATTTCAGGTGCTGTTTATTTGATGATTGGACATGGTATTGTTTCAGGAGCACTGTTTATGAGTGTTGGAGTTTTATATGATAGACGTAAAACAAAGATGATAAAAGAGTTTGGTGGATTAGCTCAAAATATGCCAATGTTTGCACTTGTTTATGCAGTTGTGTTATTTGCATCTGTTGGACTTCCTCTTACTATTGGGTTTATTGGTGAGTTTTTATCTTTATTAGGATTCTTTAAATATTCACCTATTTTAACATTTATAGCTTCACTAACAATAGTTTTAAGTGTTGTTTATATGTTAGCTATGTATAAAAGAACGTTCTTTGGAAAACTAGTTAAACAAGAAAATAAAGATATGAAAGATATTCATGGAAGAGAACTTTTTGCTTTAGGTTCATTAGTAGTTTTAATTGTTGCTTTAGGTATTTATCCAAAAGTAATTTTAGATCCATTAAATACATCAGTTACGCAACTTACAAAAGTTATGGAAATAAAAGCTGTAAATGAAGATACAAAAGAAAAATTAAGAGCTTTAAACTCTATTGGGGAGGTTAAATAA
- a CDS encoding biotin synthase has translation MNDNEEIFLCAICNVESGTCNEDCKFCTQSVRYKADIQRYTLKSIEQILTEARSARANGAVGFCLVTAGLGLTEKKTKFIAEAARAIKKADLGLRLIACNGTATVEQLKELKAAGVDNYNHNLETSRDFYPTICTTHSWDERYQTCLNVKEAGLKLVCGGIFGMGETQEDRISMIEAINSLDPMNVPLNFFHPNAALPIVENTISREEAFDLITLARKMIPNAHKIMVAGGRELMFGDEQYEIFKRGANAFVIGDYLTTAGKTPKDDVEALESFGYKIAKNFHVMPDEK, from the coding sequence ATGAACGATAATGAAGAAATATTTTTATGTGCTATTTGTAATGTTGAAAGTGGTACTTGTAATGAAGACTGTAAATTCTGTACACAAAGTGTAAGATACAAAGCAGATATTCAAAGATATACATTAAAAAGTATTGAGCAAATTTTAACAGAAGCTAGAAGTGCAAGAGCAAATGGTGCTGTTGGATTTTGTTTAGTTACTGCTGGACTTGGTTTAACTGAAAAGAAAACAAAGTTTATTGCTGAAGCTGCAAGAGCTATTAAAAAAGCAGATTTAGGTCTTAGATTAATTGCATGTAATGGAACTGCAACTGTTGAGCAATTAAAAGAATTAAAAGCAGCAGGTGTTGATAATTATAATCATAATTTAGAAACATCAAGAGACTTTTATCCAACAATTTGTACAACTCACTCTTGGGATGAGAGATATCAAACATGTTTAAATGTAAAAGAAGCTGGATTAAAACTTGTTTGTGGTGGAATTTTTGGAATGGGTGAAACGCAAGAAGATAGAATTTCAATGATTGAAGCTATAAATTCACTTGACCCTATGAATGTTCCTTTAAACTTTTTCCATCCAAATGCAGCTTTACCAATAGTTGAAAATACTATAAGTAGAGAAGAAGCTTTTGATTTAATTACCTTAGCAAGAAAAATGATTCCAAATGCACATAAAATAATGGTTGCAGGTGGAAGAGAGTTAATGTTTGGTGATGAGCAATATGAAATATTCAAAAGAGGGGCTAATGCCTTTGTTATTGGTGATTATTTAACAACTGCTGGAAAAACTCCTAAAGATGATGTTGAAGCACTTGAATCATTTGGTTATAAAATAGCTAAAAACTTTCATGTAATGCCAGACGAGAAGTAG